A window of the Egibacter rhizosphaerae genome harbors these coding sequences:
- a CDS encoding ABC transporter permease, with translation MSLDAASGTLASPRTWWQRVRNGAPVEAVASVGALLVAWVIVAEFTPPYILPQITVVLADVRNILFELESLDHVVRTLVRILAGLAAAFVIGTGLGLAMGRLRRLDRALMPPLQMIQGIPSLSWVIIAIIWFQTVELRIWFIVLMVTLPGFVFQALDSYRAVPRELRDMARSLRPRRLDLFRTVTLPAIVPDLLTAWKVNLGLGTRVVLVAELVGAAIGVGYQLRTSEQMFDMSGVMAWTAVLVLFVLLVQSVISRIERHLLRYRQQGEDQQAAPPPEQTQQPAAVSGEGAGGADR, from the coding sequence ATGAGCCTCGACGCGGCCTCGGGCACGCTCGCCTCCCCGCGGACGTGGTGGCAGCGGGTGCGCAACGGCGCACCCGTCGAGGCCGTGGCCTCGGTGGGTGCCCTGCTGGTGGCGTGGGTGATCGTCGCCGAATTCACCCCGCCGTACATCCTCCCGCAGATCACCGTCGTACTCGCCGACGTGCGCAACATCCTCTTCGAGCTCGAGTCCCTGGACCACGTGGTGCGGACGCTGGTCCGCATCCTCGCGGGGCTCGCTGCCGCGTTCGTCATCGGCACGGGCCTGGGGCTAGCGATGGGGCGGCTGCGCCGCCTCGACCGCGCGCTCATGCCCCCGTTGCAGATGATCCAGGGCATTCCGTCCTTGAGTTGGGTGATCATCGCCATCATCTGGTTCCAGACCGTCGAGCTGAGGATCTGGTTCATCGTGCTGATGGTCACGCTGCCGGGGTTCGTGTTCCAAGCGCTCGACTCGTACCGCGCTGTGCCCCGGGAGCTGCGGGACATGGCACGCTCGCTGCGGCCGCGCCGCCTGGACCTGTTCCGGACGGTGACGTTGCCGGCGATCGTGCCCGACCTGCTCACCGCGTGGAAGGTCAACCTCGGTCTCGGCACCCGCGTCGTGCTCGTGGCCGAGCTGGTCGGCGCTGCGATCGGCGTCGGCTACCAGCTGCGCACGAGCGAGCAGATGTTCGACATGTCCGGGGTCATGGCGTGGACCGCCGTGCTCGTGCTGTTCGTCCTGCTGGTGCAGAGCGTGATCTCGCGCATCGAGCGTCACCTGTTGCGATACCGCCAGCAGGGTGAGGACCAGCAAGCAGCACCACCGCCGGAGCAGACCCAGCAGCCGGCGGCAGTCAGCGGCGAGGGCGCTGGGGGTGCCGATCGATGA
- a CDS encoding ABC transporter substrate-binding protein, with product MQRSRRQALLATLLGLLAMMLVACAEDAGDEVGADADPDDAEADDAPDDAPDDADATEGELTEVELVAFEPPSLGAFLPAVIEAQGFDEQHGLDLDFVERPPGPYNTEFGAGQFDVGASGSLMSEAVRVTEGVDVVYLFNVFDYWATVVATTDEIQELPDIEGGTLAGATVATSWAMFEWFAQEEGLDLDETEVQDVDTGGLGTQAQTGRSDAVQMWEPGFTTLMADDPEGVHEVGIPIELWEEEFGFDEIPYLGVAAHQDWVDENEEIIPDLRAVYEDAADWSLDNPAEAAEIIADTIEGGDAEALTGLLEDNDRLGLNVQPAHEVADGIRAVFDAGVEIGYFEEPPSDDVIYEGAE from the coding sequence ATGCAGCGCTCCCGCAGACAAGCCCTCCTGGCGACCCTCCTGGGTCTCCTCGCGATGATGCTCGTGGCATGTGCGGAGGACGCCGGCGACGAGGTGGGAGCCGACGCCGACCCCGACGACGCCGAGGCTGACGACGCTCCCGACGACGCTCCCGACGACGCCGATGCGACGGAGGGCGAGCTCACCGAGGTCGAGCTCGTGGCCTTCGAGCCACCCTCCCTGGGTGCGTTCCTGCCGGCGGTCATCGAGGCGCAGGGCTTCGACGAGCAGCACGGCCTAGACCTCGACTTCGTGGAGCGCCCCCCGGGGCCCTACAACACCGAGTTCGGCGCCGGGCAGTTCGACGTCGGGGCGAGCGGCTCGCTGATGAGCGAGGCCGTGCGCGTGACCGAAGGCGTCGATGTCGTCTACCTGTTCAACGTCTTCGACTACTGGGCGACGGTCGTGGCCACCACCGACGAGATCCAGGAGCTGCCCGACATCGAGGGCGGCACGCTGGCCGGAGCGACGGTCGCGACGAGTTGGGCGATGTTCGAGTGGTTCGCCCAGGAGGAGGGCCTCGACCTCGACGAGACCGAGGTCCAGGACGTCGACACCGGTGGGCTGGGGACCCAGGCCCAGACCGGCCGCAGCGACGCGGTGCAGATGTGGGAGCCAGGCTTCACGACGCTCATGGCCGACGACCCGGAGGGTGTGCACGAGGTCGGCATCCCGATCGAGCTCTGGGAGGAGGAGTTCGGCTTCGACGAGATCCCCTACCTCGGTGTCGCCGCCCACCAGGACTGGGTCGACGAGAACGAGGAGATCATCCCCGACCTGCGCGCGGTCTACGAGGACGCGGCCGACTGGAGCCTCGACAACCCCGCGGAGGCGGCCGAGATCATCGCCGACACGATCGAAGGCGGTGACGCCGAGGCGCTCACGGGCCTCCTCGAGGACAACGACCGGCTCGGGCTCAACGTCCAGCCCGCCCACGAGGTCGCCGACGGCATCCGCGCGGTCTTCGACGCGGGCGTCGAGATCGGCTACTTCGAGGAGCCGCCGTCCGACGACGTCATCTACGAGGGGGCCGAATGA
- a CDS encoding thioredoxin family protein, giving the protein MTTVRLLYFDGCPNWQNAEARLRALQAEAGFELERQRVETAEDAERLGFRGSPTVLVDGVDPFADGTAPIGLACRVYATSDGLHSAPTVEQLRAVLT; this is encoded by the coding sequence ATGACGACGGTGCGGTTGCTCTACTTCGACGGGTGTCCGAACTGGCAGAACGCCGAGGCTCGGTTGCGGGCGCTGCAGGCCGAGGCGGGCTTCGAGCTCGAACGCCAGAGGGTCGAGACCGCCGAGGACGCCGAGCGGCTCGGCTTCCGTGGGTCGCCGACGGTGCTCGTCGACGGGGTCGACCCGTTCGCCGACGGCACCGCACCAATCGGGCTGGCGTGCCGCGTGTACGCGACCTCTGACGGGCTGCACAGCGCGCCGACGGTCGAGCAGCTACGGGCGGTGCTCACGTGA
- a CDS encoding ABC transporter ATP-binding protein produces the protein MTELTREGDVMPQNATPAGGDAAPADTVIAFEGAEKRFPSKEGAPVTALKGLDLSVASGEMVAIVGQTGCGKSTAFNLLLGLYEPTSGRVTVAGCNPYAQFQDLKGRIAVVFQDDRLLPWRTAEQNVALGLEYQGLGKSERLEIARTWLGRLGLEGRESAYPHQLSGGMRQRVGIARCFALNPDIILCDESFSRLDELTAERLRGEFVNLVKDEGKTGVFITHSIEEALSIGDRVVVFRAPGHVAAEFTIPAGLESAELGSYRQRIREAMATAP, from the coding sequence ATGACCGAGCTCACACGTGAGGGAGACGTGATGCCCCAGAACGCCACTCCGGCCGGGGGCGACGCCGCGCCCGCGGACACCGTCATCGCGTTCGAGGGCGCGGAGAAGCGGTTCCCCTCCAAGGAGGGCGCGCCGGTCACCGCGCTCAAGGGATTGGACCTCAGCGTCGCGTCCGGCGAGATGGTCGCCATCGTCGGCCAGACCGGGTGTGGCAAGTCCACGGCGTTCAACCTGCTGCTCGGCTTGTACGAGCCGACCTCCGGGCGAGTGACCGTCGCGGGCTGCAACCCCTACGCGCAGTTCCAGGACCTCAAGGGCCGTATCGCGGTCGTGTTCCAGGATGACCGCCTCCTGCCGTGGCGAACCGCCGAGCAGAACGTCGCGCTCGGCCTCGAGTACCAGGGGCTCGGTAAGTCCGAGCGCCTGGAGATCGCTCGCACGTGGCTGGGTCGGCTCGGCCTCGAGGGCCGGGAGAGCGCGTACCCGCACCAGCTGTCAGGCGGGATGCGCCAGCGCGTGGGCATCGCGCGCTGTTTCGCGTTGAACCCCGACATCATCCTGTGCGACGAGTCGTTCAGCCGCCTCGACGAGTTGACCGCCGAGCGCCTACGCGGCGAGTTCGTGAACCTGGTCAAGGACGAGGGAAAGACCGGCGTGTTCATCACCCACTCGATCGAGGAGGCGCTGTCCATCGGCGACCGCGTCGTGGTGTTCCGCGCACCGGGGCACGTGGCCGCCGAGTTCACCATCCCGGCAGGACTCGAGTCCGCTGAGCTCGGCAGCTACCGCCAGCGGATCCGCGAGGCGATGGCAACCGCGCCCTGA
- a CDS encoding LacI family DNA-binding transcriptional regulator → MATSTTLLDVAQAAGVSIATASRALNGSRDRRVRPELEQRVWMAARSLNYTPNSHAQAVARGQTSVAGLVVHDIADPYFSSIAKGLMAEAASHQLVVTVAATDRDPEQEFEYVRMLRMQRARALVLAGSRLDDRELLDRLGEELAAYEETGGRAVLVSQKRLPVDTVQVENRAGARALARELHGLGHRRFAVLATAPRLITSRDRTAGFRTELAQLGAPVPPERVVEDEFTRDGGYRAMHRLLELDPTVTCVFAVNDVMAVGALAALREVDRVPPDGIGVAGFDDIATLRDITPGLTTVRLPLQHIGAEALRLAVEEPSERPRVRRVAGEVVLRDSTPPLTAEHPTPS, encoded by the coding sequence GTGGCGACCTCGACCACACTGCTCGACGTGGCGCAGGCTGCGGGGGTGTCCATCGCCACGGCCTCGCGAGCGCTCAACGGCAGCCGCGACCGGCGGGTGCGCCCTGAGCTCGAGCAGCGCGTCTGGATGGCCGCGCGGTCGCTCAACTACACGCCGAACAGCCACGCGCAAGCGGTCGCGCGAGGCCAGACCTCGGTTGCCGGCCTCGTCGTCCACGACATCGCCGACCCCTACTTCTCGTCCATCGCCAAGGGCCTCATGGCCGAGGCGGCCTCCCACCAGCTCGTCGTGACCGTTGCCGCCACCGACCGCGACCCCGAGCAAGAGTTCGAGTACGTGCGGATGCTGCGCATGCAGCGGGCTCGCGCGCTCGTGCTGGCCGGGAGCCGGCTCGACGACCGCGAGCTGCTCGACCGACTCGGCGAGGAGCTCGCCGCCTACGAGGAGACCGGCGGTCGGGCGGTGCTGGTCAGCCAGAAGCGGTTGCCCGTCGACACTGTGCAGGTGGAGAACCGCGCCGGCGCACGAGCGCTCGCGCGAGAGCTCCACGGGCTGGGCCATCGACGCTTCGCCGTCCTGGCCACCGCTCCGCGGCTGATCACCTCGCGCGACCGGACCGCCGGCTTCCGCACCGAACTGGCGCAGCTGGGGGCGCCGGTCCCGCCCGAGCGGGTGGTCGAGGACGAGTTCACGCGCGACGGCGGTTACCGAGCGATGCACCGCCTCCTCGAGCTCGACCCGACGGTCACCTGCGTCTTCGCTGTCAACGACGTGATGGCGGTTGGTGCCCTGGCCGCGCTGCGCGAGGTCGACCGCGTGCCCCCGGACGGCATCGGGGTGGCGGGCTTCGACGACATCGCGACGCTGCGCGACATCACGCCCGGGCTCACCACCGTGCGGCTCCCCCTTCAGCACATCGGAGCAGAGGCGCTCCGCCTCGCCGTCGAGGAGCCCTCCGAACGGCCCCGCGTGCGCCGGGTGGCGGGCGAGGTCGTCCTGCGTGACAGCACGCCACCGCTGACCGCCGAGCACCCGACGCCGAGCTGA
- a CDS encoding ABC transporter permease: MIGVAAVVLIALLLAALFAALSCAMALQVRSQEALTGMSKMLALPLVFLSSVLMAIELLPDWIGTVAFFNPSTGPRSPAARR, encoded by the coding sequence GTGATCGGGGTTGCTGCGGTGGTGCTGATCGCGCTGCTGCTCGCGGCGCTCTTCGCCGCGCTGTCCTGCGCGATGGCCTTGCAGGTGCGCTCCCAGGAGGCACTGACCGGGATGTCGAAGATGCTGGCGCTGCCGCTCGTCTTCCTCTCGTCGGTCCTGATGGCCATCGAGCTGCTGCCGGACTGGATCGGCACGGTGGCGTTCTTCAACCCGTCGACTGGGCCGCGGTCGCCAGCCGCGAGGCGCTGA
- a CDS encoding heavy metal-responsive transcriptional regulator: MLIGELAAATGTSAKTLRFYEAEGLLAEPDRTPAGYRDYPDAAIGRVGFIRQAQAAGLTLAQITQVLAVRDGGHPPCAHVADLVEHRLGEVTRRLDELERTRAELLALRQRLAALDPIDCHDDTICAAVPMTSSSRPH, translated from the coding sequence ATGCTGATCGGTGAGCTGGCTGCCGCCACCGGGACGAGCGCCAAGACCCTGCGCTTCTACGAGGCCGAGGGGCTCCTGGCCGAACCCGACCGCACCCCTGCGGGATACCGCGACTACCCGGACGCGGCGATCGGCCGTGTTGGCTTCATCCGCCAGGCCCAGGCCGCCGGGCTCACCTTGGCCCAGATCACCCAGGTCCTCGCCGTCCGCGACGGCGGCCACCCCCCGTGCGCCCACGTCGCCGACCTGGTCGAACACCGCCTCGGCGAGGTGACCCGCCGCCTCGACGAGCTCGAGCGCACCCGCGCCGAGCTCCTCGCGCTGCGCCAACGGCTCGCGGCCCTCGACCCCATCGACTGTCACGACGACACCATCTGCGCCGCCGTTCCCATGACCTCGAGCAGCCGCCCTCACTAA
- a CDS encoding ABC transporter permease has product MSHSTVNPGSAPASVSAPSAGPRGGSFAGTRALARLVLRRDRIRIPAWTVGIVGFVTASAASVPEVYPTAAELEARGEFVRSPVLTIFSGPGYGAEDYTVGAMVANEYMIYGAVALALMSILMVVRHTRAEEESGRAELVRAAVVGRHAALTAALAVTVGVNLLIGALTALALAASLAELSTVGSWALGLSMAAAGIAFAGVAGVAAQLTEHARGAIGIGVATLGVSFVLRAAGDIGDDRVLSWASPIGWAQSTRAYVDERWWPLLLAVAFAVLLTAAAYALENRRDVTAGLFPPRPGPAQASRRLATPSGLALRLQRTQLAAWGVGLVAFGAIFGSLVGEVEVFLEEAPELQEFFGAAEDGALTQAFLSIVMSLLGLLATGYALAAASRLRSEETAGRAEPLLATAITRWRWASGHLTVAMIGGAAVLLATATAMGIVAGIQLGDASWVPSMLGAGLALVPAMWLIVGATVALYGLAPRLAPLGWAVLGYAAIVAFMADPLDLPDGARALSPFHHVPELPGGDVEVTALLVLTTIAAALVLFGRAALRRRDINVT; this is encoded by the coding sequence GTGAGCCACTCGACCGTGAACCCAGGCAGCGCACCTGCGAGCGTGTCCGCGCCCTCCGCGGGCCCTCGCGGCGGATCGTTCGCCGGCACCCGCGCCCTCGCGCGCCTCGTCCTGCGGCGCGACCGCATCCGCATCCCGGCCTGGACCGTCGGCATCGTCGGGTTCGTCACGGCCTCGGCCGCGAGCGTGCCCGAGGTGTACCCGACCGCCGCGGAGCTCGAGGCACGAGGCGAGTTCGTGCGCAGCCCCGTGCTGACGATCTTCTCCGGACCCGGCTACGGCGCCGAGGACTACACCGTCGGCGCGATGGTCGCCAACGAGTACATGATCTACGGCGCGGTCGCCCTCGCGCTGATGAGCATCCTCATGGTCGTTCGTCACACCCGCGCCGAGGAGGAGTCGGGGCGTGCCGAGCTGGTCCGTGCGGCGGTGGTGGGCCGCCATGCGGCCCTGACGGCGGCGCTCGCCGTGACCGTGGGCGTCAACCTGCTGATCGGCGCACTGACCGCGCTCGCCCTGGCGGCCAGCCTCGCCGAGCTCTCGACCGTTGGCTCGTGGGCCCTCGGCCTGTCGATGGCCGCAGCCGGCATCGCGTTCGCGGGGGTGGCCGGGGTGGCAGCTCAGCTCACCGAGCACGCACGCGGCGCGATCGGGATCGGCGTGGCGACGCTCGGAGTCTCGTTCGTGCTGCGAGCCGCGGGTGACATCGGCGACGACCGGGTGTTGTCGTGGGCCTCGCCGATCGGGTGGGCGCAGTCCACCCGCGCCTACGTCGACGAACGCTGGTGGCCGTTGCTGCTGGCGGTCGCGTTCGCTGTGCTGTTGACGGCAGCGGCCTACGCACTGGAGAACCGCCGCGACGTCACCGCCGGGTTGTTCCCCCCACGCCCTGGTCCCGCGCAGGCGTCGAGGCGGCTGGCGACCCCAAGTGGCCTCGCCCTGCGACTGCAGCGGACCCAGCTGGCCGCTTGGGGCGTCGGACTGGTGGCGTTCGGGGCGATATTCGGTTCCCTGGTCGGCGAGGTCGAGGTGTTCCTCGAGGAGGCCCCCGAGCTGCAGGAGTTCTTCGGCGCCGCCGAGGATGGCGCGTTGACCCAGGCGTTCCTCAGCATCGTGATGTCGCTGCTCGGCTTGCTCGCCACTGGCTACGCGCTCGCCGCGGCGTCTCGGCTGCGCAGCGAGGAGACCGCCGGCCGTGCGGAACCGCTGCTCGCAACGGCGATCACCCGCTGGCGCTGGGCCAGCGGGCACCTCACCGTCGCGATGATCGGTGGCGCTGCCGTCCTGCTCGCAACCGCAACCGCCATGGGCATCGTCGCCGGGATCCAGCTGGGCGACGCCTCGTGGGTGCCCTCGATGCTCGGCGCTGGACTCGCCCTCGTTCCCGCCATGTGGCTCATCGTTGGCGCCACCGTGGCGCTGTACGGGCTGGCACCTCGCCTCGCCCCCCTCGGCTGGGCCGTCCTCGGCTACGCCGCCATCGTCGCCTTCATGGCAGACCCGCTGGACCTGCCCGACGGCGCCCGTGCCCTCTCCCCCTTCCACCACGTACCAGAGCTACCCGGCGGCGACGTCGAAGTCACCGCGCTGCTCGTCCTCACGACCATCGCAGCCGCGCTCGTCCTATTCGGTCGAGCCGCCTTGCGACGGCGCGACATCAACGTCACCTAG
- a CDS encoding TetR/AcrR family transcriptional regulator codes for MADAASEPRRNGRSTDTHQRIHEVALDLFLQRGFSHTTLQDIADELGLTRAALYYHYRSKDDLIASLIQPAKDAVDAFLDHAQRTDPPARELLEGFFDLNYRHRRIFLALVRDPTGLGSVDAEGWVTELAATAQRLLAGDDPTPDGRIRAVVAINGLSRCATVLPDIPHDELRRRSVDLGLQILEDQR; via the coding sequence ATGGCAGACGCAGCATCGGAACCACGGCGCAACGGGCGGAGCACCGACACCCACCAGCGCATCCACGAGGTCGCCCTCGACCTGTTCCTTCAGCGGGGCTTCTCGCACACGACACTGCAGGACATCGCCGACGAGCTCGGGCTCACCCGCGCCGCGCTCTACTACCACTACCGGTCCAAGGACGACCTGATCGCCAGCTTGATCCAGCCGGCCAAGGACGCGGTGGACGCCTTCCTCGACCACGCTCAGCGCACCGACCCGCCCGCTCGCGAACTCCTCGAAGGCTTCTTCGACCTCAACTACCGCCACCGGCGGATCTTCCTCGCGCTGGTCCGCGACCCGACCGGGCTGGGCAGCGTCGACGCCGAGGGCTGGGTCACCGAGCTGGCCGCCACGGCCCAACGGCTCCTCGCCGGCGACGACCCGACCCCGGACGGGCGGATCCGCGCGGTCGTCGCGATCAACGGGCTCAGCCGCTGCGCGACGGTGCTCCCCGACATCCCCCACGACGAGTTGCGCCGACGGTCCGTGGACCTGGGCTTGCAGATCCTCGAGGACCAGCGCTAA
- a CDS encoding ABC transporter ATP-binding protein codes for MDTVIAVDGLVKDFGRTRALDGVDLRVERGEVHGFLGPNGAGKSTTIRVLLGLLRADQGAVRVFDGDPWADAVSLHSRLAYVPGDVELWPGLTGGEAIDVFARLRGGVDRRRRDELCERFDLDPTKKARTYSKGNRQKVAIVAALASDVELFVLDEPTAGLDPLMEAVFAETIDEVRAAGATVLLSSHLLGQVERLCSAVSIIRGGRIVEAGTLDQLRHLTRTAVTAETRDGVDGLGELPGVHDLQVEGHRLAFDVDSEHLDQAIGRLHELGIRSLTSHPPTLEQLFMRHYEHDLARATKGDRP; via the coding sequence ATGGACACGGTGATCGCCGTCGACGGACTGGTGAAGGACTTCGGCCGCACTCGGGCGCTGGACGGCGTCGACCTGCGCGTCGAGCGGGGGGAGGTGCACGGGTTCCTCGGTCCGAACGGTGCGGGCAAGTCGACGACCATCCGCGTCCTGTTGGGGTTGCTGCGGGCGGACCAGGGCGCCGTGCGGGTCTTCGACGGCGATCCGTGGGCCGACGCGGTCTCGCTGCACAGTCGGCTGGCGTACGTGCCCGGCGACGTGGAGCTGTGGCCAGGCCTGACGGGCGGAGAGGCCATCGACGTGTTCGCCCGGCTGCGTGGGGGCGTGGACCGACGGCGCCGCGACGAGCTGTGCGAACGCTTCGACCTCGATCCGACGAAGAAGGCGCGCACCTACTCCAAGGGCAACCGCCAGAAGGTGGCCATCGTGGCGGCCCTGGCCAGCGACGTCGAACTGTTCGTGCTCGACGAGCCCACGGCAGGGCTGGACCCGCTGATGGAGGCGGTCTTCGCCGAAACGATCGACGAGGTGCGGGCCGCCGGAGCGACGGTGCTGCTGTCGAGCCACCTCCTCGGCCAGGTCGAGCGGCTGTGCAGTGCCGTGTCGATCATCCGGGGCGGCCGGATCGTCGAAGCCGGAACGCTCGATCAGCTGCGCCACCTGACACGCACGGCGGTGACCGCCGAGACGCGGGATGGCGTCGACGGCCTCGGCGAGCTCCCAGGTGTCCACGACCTGCAGGTCGAAGGCCACCGTCTGGCCTTCGATGTCGACAGCGAACACCTCGACCAGGCCATCGGGCGGCTGCACGAGCTCGGTATCCGCAGCCTCACCAGCCATCCCCCGACCCTCGAGCAGCTGTTCATGCGCCACTACGAGCACGACCTCGCTCGCGCGACCAAGGGGGACCGGCCGTGA
- a CDS encoding acyl-CoA thioester hydrolase/BAAT C-terminal domain-containing protein: MTDMEVTSQRVDTHGLVGVLCAPRAPGPAPGVLLLGGSEGGLHERDARALASEGFSALALAYFGASSLPPGLVDIPLEYFFRALDVLAAQPASGERFGVAGGSRGAEAALLTAAHDERVAAVVSVVGSGVVTQGIDFRQGNLLDILRTPTNSWTLDGQALPYLPNVVSDELGDLIQRGVPVPLSLAYPVLPSDPGLLEQVNIKVENIAGAALFICAEDDRMWPSREYTQVAIDRLSAHPYPVEHKTLRGAGHPIAGPPSTPFTTTTSPGPGVTFEMGGTTAANTGARASAWQATVRFLKDHLA; this comes from the coding sequence ATGACCGACATGGAGGTGACGAGTCAGCGGGTGGACACGCACGGCCTCGTCGGGGTGTTGTGCGCACCGCGCGCACCGGGCCCTGCGCCCGGTGTACTGCTGCTCGGCGGCTCTGAGGGCGGCTTACACGAGCGGGACGCGCGAGCACTGGCCTCCGAGGGCTTCAGCGCGTTGGCGCTCGCGTACTTCGGCGCATCGAGCCTGCCCCCTGGGCTGGTCGACATCCCCCTCGAGTACTTCTTCAGGGCGCTGGACGTGCTCGCGGCGCAGCCGGCCTCCGGTGAACGCTTCGGTGTCGCGGGCGGCTCACGCGGTGCTGAGGCGGCCCTGCTCACTGCTGCGCACGACGAACGGGTCGCGGCCGTCGTCAGCGTGGTCGGCAGCGGGGTCGTGACCCAGGGAATCGATTTCCGGCAGGGCAACCTGCTCGACATCCTGCGTACGCCGACCAATTCGTGGACGCTCGACGGCCAGGCGTTGCCCTATCTGCCGAACGTGGTGTCCGACGAGCTCGGCGATCTGATCCAGCGCGGCGTTCCGGTCCCGTTGAGCCTCGCCTACCCTGTCCTGCCCTCGGATCCGGGACTGCTCGAACAAGTCAACATCAAGGTCGAGAACATCGCGGGGGCAGCGCTGTTCATCTGCGCAGAGGACGACCGGATGTGGCCGAGCAGGGAGTACACGCAAGTCGCGATCGACCGGCTCAGTGCGCATCCCTACCCCGTTGAGCACAAGACGCTCCGAGGCGCCGGTCACCCGATCGCCGGCCCACCCAGCACGCCGTTCACGACCACCACCTCACCCGGACCCGGTGTGACCTTCGAGATGGGCGGGACAACCGCAGCCAACACCGGCGCGCGAGCCTCCGCCTGGCAGGCAACGGTCCGCTTCCTGAAAGACCACCTCGCCTGA
- a CDS encoding 2,3-bisphosphoglycerate-independent phosphoglycerate mutase, which yields MDITPLLQPGGKILLVVADGLGGMADAVHDTELEQADTPHLDRLAAEGVTGLATPVLPGITPGSGPGHLALFGYDPLQHELGRGVLSATGVEFDLRPGDVAARGNLATFDDDGNVADRRAGRIDDAKAEPLVARLDEGVRIDGVEVFFRHEASHRVLLVVRGEGLDPRVSDTDPEIEGRPPKAPEALDPAARHTAEVVAEVERQVRELLAGEPAHGLLLRGFDTLQHLPSFTDRYGLHAATVAIYPMYRGVAHLVGMDLLPRPDDLDGQVAAMADHWDDYDYFFLHHKYTDEAGHDGDRPRKVAEIERLDAAMPAIRDLAPDVLVVTGDHATPTQLHAHSWHPVPVLMWGPHVGRDHVDRFGERACLQGGLGQRPTREFMPLALAAAGRLRKYGA from the coding sequence GTGGACATCACCCCGCTCTTGCAGCCCGGCGGCAAGATCTTGCTCGTTGTCGCCGACGGGCTCGGTGGCATGGCCGACGCCGTGCACGACACCGAACTCGAGCAGGCCGACACCCCTCACCTCGACCGTCTCGCCGCCGAGGGAGTGACCGGCCTCGCCACACCGGTGCTCCCGGGCATCACCCCCGGTTCGGGGCCCGGACACCTCGCGCTGTTCGGCTACGACCCGCTCCAACACGAGCTCGGTCGTGGGGTCCTGTCGGCCACCGGGGTCGAGTTCGACCTGCGCCCCGGTGACGTCGCCGCCCGGGGAAACCTGGCAACGTTCGACGACGACGGCAATGTGGCCGACCGTCGCGCCGGCCGCATCGATGACGCGAAGGCCGAGCCCCTCGTCGCGCGTCTCGACGAGGGGGTCCGGATCGACGGCGTCGAGGTCTTCTTCCGTCACGAGGCCAGCCACCGGGTCCTGCTGGTGGTCCGTGGCGAGGGCCTGGACCCACGGGTGTCGGACACCGACCCCGAGATCGAGGGCCGCCCGCCGAAGGCTCCCGAGGCGCTCGACCCGGCCGCCCGACACACCGCCGAGGTGGTCGCCGAGGTCGAGCGCCAGGTGCGCGAGCTCCTCGCCGGAGAGCCGGCCCACGGCCTGCTGCTGCGTGGCTTCGACACGTTGCAGCACCTACCGAGCTTCACGGATCGCTACGGGCTGCACGCCGCGACCGTCGCGATCTACCCGATGTACCGGGGCGTGGCCCACCTCGTGGGCATGGACCTGCTCCCGCGGCCTGACGACCTCGATGGCCAGGTCGCGGCGATGGCCGACCACTGGGACGACTACGACTACTTCTTCCTGCACCACAAGTACACCGACGAGGCCGGGCACGACGGCGACCGCCCGCGGAAGGTGGCCGAGATCGAGCGCCTCGACGCGGCGATGCCGGCGATCCGCGACCTCGCCCCCGACGTGCTCGTCGTCACCGGCGATCACGCCACCCCCACGCAGCTGCACGCGCACTCGTGGCACCCCGTGCCCGTCCTGATGTGGGGACCGCACGTGGGTCGCGACCACGTTGACCGGTTCGGCGAGCGCGCCTGCCTGCAGGGCGGGCTCGGCCAGCGCCCGACCCGGGAGTTCATGCCGCTGGCCCTCGCCGCCGCCGGGCGCCTTCGCAAGTACGGCGCATGA